One Mesorhizobium sp. J428 DNA segment encodes these proteins:
- a CDS encoding phosphatidate cytidylyltransferase produces MSNLQLRVISAVVLAAIVLGLTWLGAAPFRVLATAIGALVFYEWTTVSDLKRDRTVWLAAWILVAIALAALLTGLSGHWMLILAVVPAIFVLAIGQVRELGSLAAIGMAYAVLPAVALAFLRGGDLSGLLAILYLFAVVWGTDIFAYFVGRAVGGPKLAPSISPGKTWSGAVGGAVAALVAGFAVAWFAGHPSPLLMGLLALPLSAVSQAGDLFESGFKRRFGAKDSSHLIPGHGGVMDRVDGLVAAAVALYLAGWLLAGPAFPSHGLFPV; encoded by the coding sequence ATGAGTAACCTTCAGCTCAGGGTCATCTCGGCCGTCGTTCTTGCTGCGATCGTTCTCGGCCTGACCTGGCTCGGCGCCGCCCCGTTTCGTGTGCTCGCGACGGCGATCGGCGCACTGGTGTTCTACGAGTGGACGACAGTGTCCGATCTGAAGCGGGATCGGACGGTGTGGCTTGCGGCGTGGATCCTCGTGGCGATCGCGCTGGCCGCTCTCCTTACCGGCCTTTCAGGCCATTGGATGCTGATTCTCGCGGTCGTTCCCGCGATCTTCGTGCTGGCGATCGGCCAGGTCCGCGAACTGGGGAGCTTGGCTGCGATCGGCATGGCCTACGCGGTTCTGCCGGCCGTGGCGCTCGCCTTCCTGCGCGGTGGCGATCTCTCCGGACTGCTCGCGATCCTGTATCTGTTCGCAGTCGTGTGGGGCACCGACATTTTCGCCTATTTCGTCGGCCGTGCGGTCGGCGGGCCGAAGCTCGCACCGTCGATTTCCCCCGGCAAGACCTGGAGCGGGGCAGTCGGCGGGGCCGTCGCAGCACTTGTCGCTGGATTTGCCGTCGCCTGGTTCGCCGGACACCCGTCGCCGCTCTTGATGGGATTGCTCGCGCTGCCGCTGTCCGCCGTGTCGCAGGCAGGCGACCTGTTCGAATCCGGCTTCAAACGCAGATTCGGCGCAAAAGACTCCAGCCACCTCATTCCCGGTCACGGCGGCGTCATGGATCGGGTGGATGGTCTTGTCGCGGCGGCGGTGGCGCTGTATCTCGCGGGCTGGTTGCTGGCCGGTCCGGCTTTTCCGTCCCACGGGCTGTTTCCCGTCTGA
- the rpsB gene encoding 30S ribosomal protein S2 codes for MALPDFSMRQLLDAGVHFGHQTHRWNPKMAPYIFGARNNIHIIDLSQTVPLLHQALKVVSDTVAAGGRVLFVGTKRQASDIVADAAQRSAQYYVNSRWLGGMLTNWKTISNSIQRLRKLDELLAGEAQGFTKKERLNLDREREKLTKALGGIKDMGSTPDLMFVIDTNKEAIAIQEAKRLGIPVVAIIDSNCDPDKVDYPIPGNDDAQRAIALYCDLIARAAIDGIARQQGAMGVDVGASAEAPVEPALDETAPA; via the coding sequence ATGGCACTGCCCGACTTCAGCATGCGCCAGCTGCTGGATGCCGGTGTCCACTTCGGACACCAGACCCACCGCTGGAACCCCAAGATGGCGCCCTATATCTTCGGCGCCCGCAACAACATCCACATCATCGACCTGTCGCAGACCGTTCCGCTGCTGCACCAGGCGCTCAAGGTCGTCTCCGACACCGTCGCCGCCGGCGGCCGCGTGCTCTTCGTGGGCACCAAGCGTCAGGCTTCGGACATCGTCGCCGACGCCGCGCAGCGTTCCGCGCAATACTACGTCAATTCGCGCTGGCTGGGCGGCATGCTCACCAACTGGAAGACGATCTCGAACTCGATCCAGCGCCTGCGCAAGCTCGACGAACTGCTGGCCGGCGAGGCCCAGGGCTTCACCAAGAAGGAGCGCCTGAACCTCGACCGCGAGCGCGAGAAGCTCACCAAGGCTCTCGGCGGGATCAAGGACATGGGCTCGACGCCGGACCTGATGTTCGTGATCGACACCAACAAGGAAGCGATCGCCATCCAGGAAGCTAAGCGTCTCGGTATCCCGGTCGTCGCGATCATCGATTCGAATTGCGATCCGGACAAGGTCGACTATCCGATCCCCGGCAATGACGACGCGCAGCGCGCCATCGCCCTCTACTGCGACCTCATCGCGCGCGCCGCGATCGACGGCATCGCGCGGCAGCAGGGCGCCATGGGCGTCGACGTCGGCGCCTCGGCCGAGGCTCCGGTGGAGCCGGCCCTGGACGAAACCGCGCCGGCCTGA
- a CDS encoding threo-3-hydroxy-L-aspartate ammonia-lyase yields MTAHSVAEALRIPTFEDVRAAQARIAGHAHRTPVLTSRTADRVTGASLFFKAENLQRGGAFKFRGAYNAIAALDPAACSRGVLAFSSGNHAQAVAYAAKLLGVGATIIMPSDAPTVKVAGTRGYGGEVVFYDRYKEDRREVTQRLAAETGAAVIPPFDHAEVIAGQGTAVLELIEEVGDLDMIVTPLGGGGLLAGSALAAKALSPGCRVFGVEPEAGNDGQQSFDKGEIIEIAVPRSIADGALTTALGLLTFPIIREKVEAVETVPDEALVSAMRFFAERMKIVVEPTGCLAAAAIFSGRIDCAGKRVGIVLSGGNIDLGALAGHFAAS; encoded by the coding sequence GTGACCGCACATTCGGTAGCCGAGGCGCTGCGCATTCCGACCTTCGAGGACGTGCGAGCTGCTCAGGCCCGCATCGCAGGCCATGCGCACAGGACGCCCGTGCTGACCTCGCGGACGGCCGATCGGGTGACCGGGGCCTCGCTGTTCTTCAAGGCCGAGAACCTGCAGCGCGGCGGCGCCTTCAAGTTCCGCGGCGCCTATAATGCGATCGCCGCGCTCGACCCGGCTGCGTGCTCGCGGGGCGTGCTCGCCTTTTCCTCCGGCAACCACGCCCAGGCTGTGGCCTATGCGGCGAAGCTGCTTGGTGTCGGCGCAACGATCATCATGCCGAGCGACGCGCCGACGGTGAAAGTCGCCGGTACGCGGGGCTACGGCGGGGAGGTGGTCTTCTACGACCGCTATAAGGAGGACCGGCGCGAGGTCACGCAACGGCTTGCCGCCGAGACCGGCGCGGCGGTCATTCCGCCTTTCGACCATGCCGAGGTAATCGCCGGGCAGGGGACGGCGGTGCTGGAACTGATCGAAGAGGTTGGTGACCTCGACATGATCGTGACGCCGCTCGGCGGTGGCGGATTGCTCGCCGGCAGCGCGCTTGCCGCGAAGGCGCTGTCGCCCGGCTGCCGCGTCTTCGGCGTCGAGCCGGAAGCGGGCAATGACGGACAGCAGTCGTTCGACAAGGGCGAGATTATAGAGATTGCCGTGCCGCGTTCCATCGCCGACGGCGCGCTGACGACCGCGCTCGGCCTGCTCACCTTTCCGATCATCCGCGAGAAAGTCGAGGCGGTGGAGACGGTTCCGGACGAGGCCCTGGTTTCGGCGATGCGCTTCTTTGCCGAGCGGATGAAAATCGTGGTGGAGCCGACGGGCTGCCTTGCCGCCGCCGCGATATTCTCCGGCAGGATCGATTGCGCCGGCAAACGGGTCGGCATCGTGCTCAGCGGCGGCAATATCGATCTTGGTGCGCTTGCGGGCCATTTCGCAGCGAGCTGA
- the rseP gene encoding RIP metalloprotease RseP, whose amino-acid sequence MGDIVNSIVGVDGVIIGTIVPFLFVLTIVVFVHEMGHYLVGRWCGIGVKAFSIGFGPELVGFNDRHGTRWKLSAIPLGGYVKFTGDMNATSTPDAAEMETLTEAERKVAFHTQPVWKRALTVFAGPLFNFLLTIAVFAVLFGTYGRPVIQPVVAEVVAGSAAEQGGFKPGDRFVSVDGNRVESFADVQRYVSGRTDDQLAFVMLRDGKEITLTATPRLTEQKDALGNTIKVGVIGVATNQEVGQGRVEHYGPLDAVGQAVVETGSIISRTGQFLKRFAFGREDKCQLGGPIKIAKMSGQAAQLGFLWLVNLVALLSVGIGFLNLLPIPPLDGGHLVFYGIEAVTRRPVPERAMEAVYRIGLFAVLLFMAFVVWNDLFGC is encoded by the coding sequence TTGGGCGATATTGTCAATTCGATCGTGGGTGTGGATGGGGTGATCATCGGCACGATTGTGCCGTTCCTGTTCGTGCTGACCATCGTTGTCTTCGTGCATGAGATGGGGCACTATCTCGTCGGGCGTTGGTGCGGCATCGGCGTGAAGGCGTTCTCGATCGGCTTCGGTCCGGAACTCGTCGGCTTCAACGACCGTCACGGCACGCGCTGGAAGCTGTCGGCGATTCCGCTCGGCGGTTACGTCAAGTTTACCGGCGACATGAACGCGACCTCGACGCCTGACGCTGCGGAGATGGAGACGCTCACCGAGGCGGAGCGCAAGGTCGCGTTCCACACCCAGCCGGTCTGGAAGCGGGCGCTGACCGTCTTTGCCGGCCCGCTTTTCAATTTCCTGCTGACAATCGCGGTTTTCGCTGTTCTTTTCGGCACTTACGGGCGGCCGGTGATTCAGCCGGTGGTCGCCGAGGTTGTGGCCGGCAGTGCCGCTGAGCAGGGAGGCTTCAAGCCTGGCGACCGATTCGTCTCGGTCGATGGAAATCGGGTCGAGAGCTTCGCCGACGTCCAGCGCTACGTGTCTGGCCGGACGGACGATCAGCTCGCCTTCGTGATGCTGCGCGATGGCAAGGAAATCACGCTCACCGCCACCCCAAGGCTGACCGAACAGAAGGACGCCCTGGGCAATACGATCAAGGTGGGCGTTATCGGCGTCGCCACCAACCAGGAGGTCGGGCAGGGCAGGGTGGAGCACTACGGTCCGCTCGATGCGGTCGGCCAGGCTGTCGTGGAGACGGGGTCGATCATCAGTCGGACGGGACAGTTCCTCAAGCGTTTCGCCTTCGGCCGCGAGGACAAATGCCAACTCGGCGGGCCGATCAAGATCGCCAAGATGTCGGGGCAGGCCGCGCAGCTCGGCTTCCTGTGGCTGGTCAATCTTGTGGCGCTGTTGTCGGTCGGCATCGGTTTCCTCAATCTGCTGCCGATTCCGCCGCTCGACGGAGGCCATCTGGTCTTCTACGGAATCGAGGCCGTGACCCGCCGACCCGTGCCCGAAAGGGCGATGGAAGCGGTCTACAGAATCGGTCTTTTCGCCGTGCTCCTGTTCATGGCTTTCGTGGTCTGGAACGACCTCTTCGGATGCTGA
- the frr gene encoding ribosome recycling factor gives MADGVDFKDLQRRMDGAISSFKHDLASLRTGRASANLLDPIVVQAYGAPTPINQVASVSVPEPRMISVSVWDRSLVGAVDRAIREANLGFNPIMDGTTLRIPLPELNEQRRKELVKIAHQYGEAARVAARHVRRDGIDSLKKAEKDSTISQDEMRVSSDRVQKMTDDTISTIDSLLTEKEAEIMQV, from the coding sequence ATGGCTGACGGAGTGGATTTCAAGGATCTCCAGCGCCGCATGGACGGTGCGATCAGCTCGTTCAAGCACGATCTGGCGTCGCTGAGGACCGGCCGTGCCTCTGCGAACCTGCTCGATCCGATCGTCGTGCAGGCTTATGGCGCGCCGACGCCGATCAACCAGGTGGCCTCCGTCAGCGTGCCGGAGCCGCGCATGATCAGCGTCAGCGTGTGGGACCGGTCTCTGGTAGGCGCGGTCGACCGCGCTATCCGGGAAGCCAATCTCGGCTTCAATCCCATCATGGATGGCACGACGCTTCGCATCCCCTTGCCTGAACTCAACGAGCAGCGGCGCAAGGAACTGGTGAAGATCGCCCATCAGTACGGCGAGGCGGCGCGCGTTGCGGCCCGCCACGTCCGGCGCGACGGTATCGACAGCCTGAAGAAGGCCGAGAAGGATAGTACCATCAGCCAGGACGAGATGCGTGTCAGTTCCGACAGGGTCCAGAAGATGACCGACGACACGATTTCGACCATCGACAGCCTTCTCACGGAGAAGGAAGCCGAGATCATGCAGGTCTGA
- the tsf gene encoding translation elongation factor Ts → MSITAAQVKELRELTGAGMMDCKAALTETNGDMEAAIDWLRKKGIAKADKKASRTAAEGLVGVDGGFHEASVAEVNSETDFVARNDQFQDIVRNVAKVALAYGETDKVAAANYPGSDKSVTDTIKDAVGTIGENLSFRRSTKLAVSKGAVATYIHNAVADGLGKIGVLVAIETEGNAEAAKAFGRQVAMHVAATSPLSLDIDALDPAAIEREKAIFSEQARASGKPENIIEKMVEGRLRKFYEEVVLLKQAFVMNPDLTVEKALKEAEKEIGAAAKITGFVRYAVGEGIEKEETDFAAEVAATVKK, encoded by the coding sequence ATGAGCATTACGGCGGCACAGGTCAAAGAACTGCGCGAGCTGACCGGCGCAGGCATGATGGACTGCAAGGCGGCGCTGACCGAGACCAACGGCGACATGGAAGCGGCGATCGACTGGCTGCGCAAGAAGGGTATCGCCAAGGCCGACAAGAAGGCCAGCCGCACCGCAGCCGAGGGCCTGGTGGGCGTCGACGGCGGATTCCATGAAGCCTCCGTGGCCGAGGTGAACTCGGAGACGGACTTCGTCGCCCGTAACGACCAGTTCCAGGACATCGTGCGCAATGTCGCCAAGGTCGCGCTCGCCTATGGCGAGACCGACAAGGTAGCCGCCGCCAACTATCCGGGCTCGGACAAGTCGGTCACGGACACGATCAAGGACGCGGTCGGCACGATCGGCGAGAATCTGAGCTTCCGCCGCTCGACCAAGCTCGCGGTGTCGAAGGGCGCGGTCGCGACCTACATCCACAACGCGGTCGCCGACGGCCTGGGCAAGATCGGCGTGCTCGTCGCGATCGAGACCGAGGGCAATGCCGAGGCCGCCAAGGCGTTCGGCCGCCAGGTGGCGATGCATGTCGCGGCGACCAGCCCGCTGTCGCTCGACATCGACGCGCTGGACCCTGCCGCGATCGAGCGCGAGAAGGCGATCTTTTCCGAGCAGGCCCGCGCGTCGGGCAAGCCCGAGAACATCATCGAGAAGATGGTCGAAGGCCGCCTGCGCAAGTTCTACGAGGAAGTCGTGCTGCTGAAGCAGGCGTTCGTCATGAACCCGGACCTGACCGTCGAGAAGGCGCTCAAGGAAGCGGAGAAGGAGATCGGCGCGGCCGCGAAGATCACCGGCTTCGTGCGCTATGCAGTCGGCGAGGGTATCGAGAAGGAAGAGACTGATTTCGCAGCCGAAGTCGCCGCGACGGTCAAGAAGTAA
- a CDS encoding isoprenyl transferase gives MDGNGRWAQERGLPRAAGHRAGVEALRQMVQNAADLGIGWVTVYAFSSENWSRPKSEVTDLMGLLKLFIRRDLAELHQNGVKVQVIGERQSLQRDISALLDEAEQLTRDNTGLHLVIAFNYGSRDEVARAATKIAEAAIAGRLAPGDITPETFCTFLDTAEIPDPDLIIRTGGEIRLSNFLLWQAAYSELVFLSCYWPDFNKTHLVDAIQTFAARERRFGGVREAGVAS, from the coding sequence ATGGACGGCAACGGCCGCTGGGCACAGGAGCGGGGGCTTCCGCGCGCGGCAGGCCACCGCGCCGGCGTCGAGGCGCTTCGGCAGATGGTGCAGAACGCCGCTGATCTCGGGATCGGCTGGGTTACCGTTTACGCCTTCTCGTCCGAGAACTGGTCGCGCCCGAAGTCGGAAGTGACGGACCTGATGGGGCTGCTGAAGCTCTTCATCCGCCGCGACCTTGCGGAACTGCACCAGAACGGCGTGAAGGTGCAGGTCATCGGCGAACGGCAGAGCCTGCAGCGGGATATCAGCGCGCTGCTGGACGAGGCCGAGCAACTCACCCGGGACAATACCGGCCTACATCTCGTCATCGCCTTCAACTACGGCTCACGCGACGAGGTCGCACGCGCGGCCACCAAGATTGCCGAAGCGGCTATTGCCGGCAGGCTCGCGCCGGGCGACATCACGCCGGAGACATTCTGCACGTTCCTCGATACGGCGGAGATTCCCGACCCGGACCTGATCATCCGCACCGGCGGCGAGATCAGGCTGTCGAACTTCCTGCTCTGGCAGGCGGCCTATTCCGAGCTGGTCTTCCTGTCCTGCTATTGGCCGGATTTCAACAAGACGCATCTCGTCGATGCGATCCAGACCTTCGCGGCGCGCGAGCGCCGCTTCGGCGGAGTTCGCGAAGCGGGTGTCGCCTCGTGA
- the pyrH gene encoding UMP kinase, translating to MPAKPLYRRVLLKASGEALMGDQHFGIDVSVADRIASDIAEAREMGVEVGLVIGGGNIFRGLAVASKGGDRVTGDHMGMLATVINSLAMRTSLVKLGVDTVVLSAIAMPELCESFSQRQATAYMNAGKVVIFAGGTGNPFFTTDSAAALRAAEIGADALFKGTQVDGIYSADPKKDSNAVRYDRITHREVLTQGLQVMDTAAIALARENNIPIIVYSIHEKGGFGAILRGEGHCTIVADA from the coding sequence ATGCCGGCAAAGCCTCTCTATCGCCGCGTTCTCCTCAAGGCGTCGGGCGAGGCGCTGATGGGCGACCAGCATTTCGGCATCGACGTTTCCGTCGCCGACCGCATCGCCTCCGACATCGCCGAAGCCCGCGAGATGGGGGTGGAGGTCGGCCTCGTCATCGGTGGCGGCAACATCTTCCGCGGCCTCGCCGTGGCCTCCAAGGGAGGCGACCGCGTCACCGGCGACCACATGGGCATGCTGGCCACCGTGATCAATTCGCTCGCCATGCGCACCTCGCTGGTCAAGCTGGGCGTCGACACGGTCGTCCTGTCGGCGATCGCCATGCCGGAACTGTGCGAGAGCTTCTCGCAGCGCCAGGCGACCGCCTACATGAACGCAGGCAAGGTCGTGATCTTCGCCGGCGGGACGGGCAATCCCTTCTTCACCACCGATTCTGCCGCCGCGCTGCGGGCTGCGGAAATCGGCGCGGACGCGCTCTTCAAGGGCACGCAGGTCGACGGAATCTACTCGGCGGACCCGAAGAAGGATTCGAATGCAGTGCGCTACGACCGCATCACGCATCGGGAAGTGCTGACGCAGGGCCTGCAAGTCATGGACACGGCGGCGATTGCGCTTGCGCGTGAGAACAACATTCCGATAATCGTCTACTCGATTCACGAAAAAGGTGGGTTTGGCGCTATTCTGCGTGGTGAAGGCCACTGCACGATCGTCGCGGACGCCTGA